One Elusimicrobiota bacterium genomic region harbors:
- a CDS encoding SRPBCC domain-containing protein: MKTKNLKQIVVIKATPNEIYEAIMDSKKHSAFTGDTAVISRKVGGRFTAFGDYINGVNLELVPDKKIVQSWHASDWDDDEYYSKITFKLARIKTGTKLNFIHEGIPSKEYNEIKQGWIDYYWKPLKKMLEKSKI, translated from the coding sequence ATGAAAACAAAAAATCTTAAGCAGATTGTAGTAATCAAAGCAACACCTAATGAAATTTACGAGGCAATTATGGATTCAAAGAAACATTCGGCATTTACTGGTGATACGGCCGTGATTAGCCGGAAAGTTGGTGGAAGATTTACTGCTTTCGGAGATTATATTAACGGAGTAAATCTTGAATTAGTACCGGATAAAAAGATTGTACAAAGCTGGCATGCAAGCGATTGGGATGACGATGAGTATTATTCCAAAATAACTTTTAAATTAGCGAGAATAAAAACAGGCACAAAACTTAACTTTATTCATGAGGGTATACCGTCTAAAGAATATAACGAAATAAAGCAAGGATGGATTGACTATTATTGGAAACCGCTAAAAAAAATGCTTGAGAAAAGTAAGATATAG